In the genome of Alphaproteobacteria bacterium, the window AGTGATCTGGCTACAGTAAATGAGACACAGGAATTAAAGAGTTCTGAGTTAAAATTACAGATAGAAAGGTCAAATAAAAATGAGACAATATACAAAAGAGTTTAGAGATTCAACAGTTGAACTTGTACTTAATAGTGATAAAAGTGCAATGCAAATAGCAAAAGATTTAGATATTAATGATAAAACATTGTATTCATGGATAAGAGCTTATAAAAAAGCAAATAGTATTCCAATTCAAATAAAAAAAGAGACTACTTCCAAGGAGAGTTTAGAAGATGAAAATAAAAGACTAAAAAAAGAGCTTGCTGTCCTTAAGCAAGAAAGAGAGATTTTCTTGTGCTTGCACTCTCTTTGAGAAAAAAGGCAGCAGCATACTTCGCAAAAGAAACTCTATAAAGTATGCATGGATAAAAGAGCATAATCAGAGTTTCCCAATTCAACTAATGTGCAAACTTTTCAATGTTAGTAGGAGCTGTTA includes:
- a CDS encoding transposase, with the translated sequence MRQYTKEFRDSTVELVLNSDKSAMQIAKDLDINDKTLYSWIRAYKKANSIPIQIKKETTSKESLEDENKRLKKELAVLKQEREIFLCLHSL